In a single window of the Renibacterium salmoninarum ATCC 33209 genome:
- a CDS encoding MFS transporter produces the protein MQSAGHDLGSALTFAIALNLGAVGGSLISAPLADRFGPMRVAAVTAACAAVALLLLLLNPPTAVVYALFVVAGIGTHGTQCLLLAAIATHYPSRLRGTALGWALGIGRIGAVAAPQIGGLTIGPQPGCEFELRSLRIRRGSSFNRADISACEVWATN, from the coding sequence GTGCAGTCTGCTGGGCACGATTTGGGCTCGGCGCTGACATTCGCGATCGCATTGAATCTTGGCGCAGTCGGTGGATCTTTGATTTCGGCACCTTTGGCGGATCGATTCGGACCGATGCGAGTGGCTGCCGTTACTGCCGCGTGTGCCGCCGTCGCACTGCTTTTATTGTTGCTAAACCCGCCTACGGCAGTCGTCTATGCGCTGTTTGTCGTCGCTGGTATTGGCACACACGGAACTCAGTGTCTACTTTTGGCGGCGATCGCCACTCACTATCCGAGTCGACTACGTGGCACTGCGCTGGGCTGGGCGCTGGGTATCGGTCGAATTGGTGCCGTAGCAGCTCCGCAAATTGGCGGCCTAACTATTGGCCCTCAACCTGGGTGTGAATTCGAACTACGTAGCCTTCGCATTCGGCGCGGGTCTAGCTTCAATCGCGCTGATATTTCTGCTTGCGAAGTTTGGGCGACCAACTAA
- a CDS encoding PLP-dependent aminotransferase family protein, whose translation MLENVTHTMEPADSLTDLFSRRAANIKQSAVRDVFEISMQPGLISLAGGNPYLQSLPLEKLGQTAAKIIADQGLEALQYGGGQGTRELREQICEVMAAEGIIDADPDNVVVTAGSQSAQDVAAKVFCDPGDVILVEDPTYVGALNTFEAYEVEVVPVAVDGDGLVPSSLRENLTRLQAAGKKVKFLYTIPNFNNPSGAMLTEERRQEIIDICREAHVLIVEDNPYGLLKFDGEPLAPLRARDAHNVLYLGSFSKIFAPGLRIGWALVPTELKQRFYLASEAVTLCPPSFNQMLVSAYLRDYDWKGQIEQYRSLYRERCETMLEALEEHMPAGVQWNRPAGGFFIWLTLPEGIDTYPLLHEGIEAGVVFVPGAAFTGTEQSNSLRLAFSAVNSESIREGVRRLAPVLAAAIARG comes from the coding sequence ATGCTGGAAAATGTGACTCACACCATGGAACCCGCTGACTCGCTGACTGATCTATTCTCACGACGCGCTGCAAATATTAAGCAGTCCGCGGTTCGAGATGTCTTCGAAATATCGATGCAGCCGGGACTCATCTCGCTGGCTGGCGGAAACCCGTATCTGCAATCGCTTCCACTAGAGAAACTTGGCCAGACTGCCGCTAAAATCATTGCTGATCAAGGGCTTGAGGCGCTTCAGTATGGCGGCGGACAAGGTACGCGGGAGCTGCGCGAGCAGATCTGCGAGGTGATGGCTGCGGAAGGCATTATTGATGCCGACCCAGACAATGTAGTGGTGACCGCAGGGTCGCAGTCCGCCCAGGACGTGGCCGCCAAGGTTTTTTGTGATCCAGGCGATGTCATCTTGGTCGAAGACCCCACATATGTCGGTGCCTTAAACACTTTTGAGGCATACGAAGTGGAAGTTGTACCGGTCGCAGTCGACGGCGACGGCCTAGTACCCAGCTCCCTTCGAGAAAACTTGACCCGGCTGCAGGCCGCCGGCAAAAAGGTGAAATTCCTTTACACCATCCCTAACTTCAATAATCCATCCGGGGCAATGCTCACCGAAGAGCGTCGGCAAGAAATCATTGACATATGCCGCGAGGCGCATGTTTTGATTGTGGAAGACAACCCGTATGGCCTGTTGAAATTCGACGGCGAACCCTTGGCGCCGCTGCGCGCTAGAGACGCGCACAACGTGCTCTACTTGGGCTCCTTTTCTAAGATTTTTGCGCCTGGGCTCCGAATCGGTTGGGCACTTGTGCCGACTGAACTCAAGCAGCGCTTCTACTTGGCGAGCGAGGCAGTGACGCTCTGCCCGCCATCGTTCAATCAAATGCTTGTTTCGGCATATCTTCGAGATTATGACTGGAAGGGCCAGATCGAGCAGTACCGTTCCCTGTATCGCGAGCGCTGCGAGACGATGCTCGAAGCGCTGGAAGAACACATGCCTGCCGGCGTGCAGTGGAACCGGCCGGCCGGCGGCTTCTTCATCTGGCTAACCCTGCCCGAGGGCATCGATACGTACCCGCTACTGCACGAGGGCATCGAAGCAGGAGTGGTTTTTGTACCAGGAGCGGCGTTTACCGGCACCGAGCAAAGCAACTCCTTACGCTTAGCCTTCAGCGCGGTGAACTCAGAAAGCATTCGCGAAGGTGTCCGGCGCTTGGCCCCGGTGCTCGCCGCAGCTATCGCGCGAGGTTAG